One genomic segment of Hordeum vulgare subsp. vulgare chromosome 2H, MorexV3_pseudomolecules_assembly, whole genome shotgun sequence includes these proteins:
- the LOC123426417 gene encoding metal tolerance protein C4, protein MRRPLAAAAALRLRLLSSSSRPLVPSPFPLHHLLRRDDDREDRHPAPPPPPFSPGPLLGSASGAPGLLGLRGWRTLPPAASPPRGTVADAPPVLLTISRSYSLRVAKTKKQAHFDDEHSHRAVNTALWCNFLVFTLKFGVWFSTSSHVMLAELVHSVADFANQALLAYGLRSSRRAPDALHPYGYSKERFVWSLISAVGIFCLGSGATIVNGVQNLWSSQPPENIHYAALVIGGSILIEGASLLVAIKAVKKGAAAEGMSIRDYIWRGHDPTSVAVMTEDGAAVTGLAIAAASLVAVQMTGNPIYDPIGSIIVGNLLGMVAIFLIQRNRHALIGRAIDDHDMQQVLEFLKSDPVVDSLYDCKSEVIGPGFFRFKAEIDFNGVVLVQNYLERTGRGVWAKQFREASLSKDDAELRRVMAEYGEGVVDALGYEVDRLESEIQKIVPGIRHVDIEAHNPDGLSV, encoded by the exons ATGCGACGccctctcgccgccgccgccgccctccgcctccgcctcctctcaTCCTCGTCTCGCCCCCTCGTCCCCTCGCCCTTTccactccaccacctcctccgccgcgACGACGACCGCGAGGACCGACACCCAGCGCCCCCGCCTCCCCCATTCTCGCCCGGCCCGCTCCTCGGCTCCGCCTCCGGTGCCCCCGGCCTCCTGGGCCTCCGCGGGTGGCGGACGCTACCTCCGGCAGCGTCACCGCCCCGAGGCACCGTCGCGGACGCGCCCCCTGTCCTGCTCACCATCTCCCGAA GTTATTCTTTGCGTGTCGCCAAGACCAAGAAGCAGGCACACTTCGACGATGAGCACAG CCATCGAGCGGTTAACACGGCACTTTGGTGTAATTTCCTTGTCTTCACGCTGAAGTTTGGTGTGTGGTTTTCAACATCTAGTCATGTTATGCTAGCTGAGCTAGTACATTCAGTGGCAGACTTTGCTAACCAG GCTCTTCTTGCATATGGTCTGAGAAGTTCAAGACGTGCTCCAGATGCTCTACACCC GTATGGTTATTCAAAAGAAAGATTTGTATGGTCTTTGATATCCGCGGTTGGAATATTTTGCTTGGGTTCAGGTGCTACTATTGTGAATGGAGTTCAGAACTTGTGGAGTTCTCAA CCTCCCGAGAACATTCACTATGCTGCATTAGTGATTGGTGGGTCGATCCTAATTGAAG GTGCTTCACTTCTTGTTGCTATAAAGGCTGTTAAGAAAGGTGCAGCAGCAGAGGGAATGAGTATCAGAGACTACATCTGGCGTGGTCATGATCCAACTTCAGTTGCTGTTATGACTGAA GATGGTGCTGCTGTTACAGGTCTTGCTATTGCAGCAGCTTCTTTGGTGGCTGTTCAAATGACAGGAAACCCTATCTATGATCCAATTGGTTCCATCATTGTTGGTAACTTACTTGGAATG GTTGCGATTTTTCTCATCCAGAGGAACAGGCATGCTTTAATTGGTAGGGCCATTGATGATCATGACATGCAGcaagttcttgaatttctgaagtCTGATCCG GTTGTAGATTCTCTTTATGATTGCAAAAGTGAGGTGATTGGACCAGGGTTCTTTAGATTCAAAGCAGAAATTG ATTTCAATGGAGTAGTCTTGGTGCAAAATTATCTTGAAAGGACTGGACGTGGAGTATGGGCAAAACAG TTCCGGGAGGCCTCGTTGAGTAAGGATGATGCAGAGCTACGAAGGGTCATGGCCGAGTATG GTGAAGGTGTAGTGGATGCTCTGGGATATGAAGTGGATCGGCTGGAGTCAGAGATACAGAAGATTGTGCCTGGAATCAGACATGTTGACATCGAGGCGCACAACCCAGACGGGCTTTCAGTTTAG